The Hymenobacter sp. DG01 genome has a segment encoding these proteins:
- a CDS encoding CCA tRNA nucleotidyltransferase, giving the protein MNQPQLPALPLFQTIAEAAGELGYPAYVIGGYVRDLALGRESKDVDVVCVGDGIELAQAVGRKLPGRPRVTVFKNFGTAMLPTPEIEVEFVGARKESYRAESRKPEVEAGTLEEDLARRDFTINALGLSLNPVDFGALVDRYDGIGDLRRKLIRTPLDPDITFSDDPLRMLRAIRFATQLDFDIEPDTFDALARNKERIKIVSQERITTELNKIIMAPKPSYGFKLLFQCGLLQLIFPKMAQLHGVEKVGQHAHKDNFYHTLQVLDNVVAAGGDLWLRWAAILHDIAKPATKRYDKRVGWTFHGHEDKGARWVPGIFTDLKLPLGEEMRQVQKLVRLHLRPIALVKEIVTDSAVRRLLFEAGDDIDRLMLLCRADITSKDHQRVARYLRNFDVVEQKLKEVEEKDHLRNFKPVITGEIIMETFGLKPSREVGELKEALLEAILEGKVRNEYAEAFPLLLELGKRKGLEVVK; this is encoded by the coding sequence ATGAATCAGCCTCAACTGCCCGCCCTGCCTTTATTTCAAACCATTGCCGAAGCTGCCGGTGAACTGGGCTACCCCGCCTACGTTATTGGAGGCTACGTGCGGGATTTGGCCTTGGGCCGGGAAAGCAAGGATGTGGATGTGGTGTGCGTAGGCGATGGAATTGAGTTGGCTCAGGCCGTTGGCCGCAAGCTGCCGGGCCGGCCGCGCGTGACGGTGTTTAAGAACTTTGGCACGGCCATGCTGCCTACCCCCGAAATTGAGGTAGAGTTTGTGGGTGCCCGCAAGGAAAGCTACCGCGCCGAAAGCCGCAAGCCGGAGGTAGAAGCCGGCACCCTGGAGGAAGACCTAGCCCGCCGCGACTTCACCATCAATGCCCTGGGCCTGAGCCTGAACCCCGTCGATTTTGGGGCTCTCGTGGACCGCTACGACGGCATAGGCGACCTGCGGCGCAAGCTGATCCGCACGCCGCTAGACCCTGATATTACTTTCTCCGATGACCCGCTGCGCATGCTGCGCGCCATTCGGTTTGCTACCCAGCTTGATTTCGACATTGAGCCTGATACGTTTGATGCTCTGGCCCGCAATAAGGAGCGTATCAAAATTGTGTCGCAGGAGCGGATTACGACGGAGTTGAACAAGATTATTATGGCCCCGAAGCCCAGCTACGGCTTCAAGCTGCTGTTTCAGTGCGGGCTGCTGCAGCTCATCTTCCCGAAGATGGCCCAGCTGCACGGGGTAGAGAAGGTAGGCCAGCACGCCCACAAAGACAATTTCTACCACACCCTGCAAGTGCTGGATAACGTGGTGGCAGCCGGCGGCGACCTGTGGCTGCGCTGGGCCGCCATCCTCCACGATATTGCCAAGCCCGCAACCAAGCGCTACGACAAGCGCGTGGGCTGGACCTTTCACGGCCACGAAGACAAGGGTGCGCGTTGGGTGCCCGGCATTTTCACGGACCTGAAGCTGCCCCTGGGCGAGGAAATGCGCCAGGTACAGAAGCTGGTGCGCCTGCACCTGCGGCCCATTGCCCTGGTCAAGGAAATCGTGACGGACTCGGCGGTGCGGCGGTTGCTCTTTGAAGCCGGCGACGACATCGACCGGCTGATGCTGCTCTGCCGCGCCGATATTACCAGCAAAGACCACCAGCGCGTGGCCCGCTACCTGCGCAACTTCGATGTAGTGGAGCAGAAGCTGAAGGAGGTGGAGGAAAAAGACCATCTGCGCAACTTCAAGCCCGTTATTACCGGCGAAATCATCATGGAAACCTTCGGCCTAAAGCCTTCCCGCGAAGTAGGTGAGCTGAAGGAAGCCTTGCTGGAAGCTATTCTGGAGGGCAAGGTCCGCAACGAGTACGCCGAAGCTTTCCCGCTGCTGCTGGAGCTAGGCAAGCGGAAAGGCTTGGAAGTAGTGAAGTAA
- a CDS encoding L-threonylcarbamoyladenylate synthase, producing the protein MSTKFFREEVEAAVDALLMQQVLLYPTDTVWGLGCDAELPRAVEQVYKLKQRPAEKACIVLVADEQMFARYAEVVPPNLPELLATQTRPTTYVVPGSRHLAPNLLAPDGTIGLRVVLTDEFCQKVVRRLGHGLVSTSANLSGEPTPAIFSEVNPVLVRQADYVARWRQDDETRSLPSRVVRVLPDGSLEVLRD; encoded by the coding sequence ATGAGCACGAAATTCTTTCGGGAAGAAGTAGAGGCTGCCGTGGACGCGCTGCTGATGCAGCAGGTACTTCTCTACCCCACCGACACGGTCTGGGGCCTGGGCTGCGACGCCGAGCTGCCGCGGGCCGTGGAGCAGGTGTACAAGCTCAAGCAACGCCCCGCCGAAAAAGCCTGCATTGTGCTGGTAGCCGACGAGCAGATGTTTGCCCGCTATGCCGAGGTAGTGCCTCCTAACCTGCCCGAGCTGCTGGCCACCCAGACGCGGCCTACTACCTACGTGGTGCCCGGTAGCCGCCACCTGGCCCCCAACCTGCTGGCCCCCGACGGCACCATTGGCCTGCGGGTGGTGCTCACCGACGAGTTTTGCCAGAAAGTGGTGCGCCGCCTGGGCCACGGACTGGTTTCGACTTCGGCTAACCTGAGCGGCGAGCCTACCCCCGCCATTTTCTCGGAAGTAAATCCCGTGCTGGTTCGCCAGGCCGACTATGTGGCCCGCTGGCGGCAGGACGATGAAACCCGCTCCCTGCCCTCGCGGGTGGTGCGGGTGCTGCCCGATGGCAGCCTGGAAGTGCTGCGCGACTAA
- the mce gene encoding methylmalonyl-CoA epimerase, translating to MLTNLEHLGLAVKDLEAATALYTKLLGQEPYKREHVASEAVDTVFFQVGGSKIELLAGTSPESAITRYLDKKSEGIHHVAFEVDDIRAEMARLRSEGFTLLNEEPKLGADNKLVCFIHPKSANGVLVELCQTIK from the coding sequence ATGCTCACCAACCTCGAACACCTCGGCCTTGCCGTTAAAGACCTGGAAGCCGCCACGGCCCTCTATACAAAGCTGCTGGGCCAGGAGCCCTACAAGCGCGAGCATGTGGCCTCCGAGGCCGTAGATACCGTGTTTTTTCAGGTGGGAGGCTCCAAGATAGAGCTGCTGGCCGGCACCTCCCCGGAAAGCGCCATCACACGCTACCTCGACAAAAAGTCCGAAGGCATCCACCACGTAGCGTTTGAGGTGGACGACATCCGGGCGGAAATGGCGCGGCTGCGGTCCGAGGGCTTCACGCTGCTGAATGAAGAGCCCAAGCTAGGCGCCGACAATAAGCTCGTGTGCTTTATACACCCCAAGTCGGCCAATGGCGTGCTGGTCGAGTTGTGCCAGACAATCAAGTAG